Proteins from one Embleya scabrispora genomic window:
- a CDS encoding SpoIIE family protein phosphatase, giving the protein MNITRWGARLAGDRRRSVPAARSQESNDTFPLRDVLAHAPALIAVTRGSNHELCYVNDAYRAVFGARRSGVPARDALPELAEHGLLTLMDQVYRTGRGRTVRARRVDHRGETYPGMPESERRHGYYTFVCTPVRPEAAGRGGDTRGVLVFAVDVTDQVQATDRLRESERRHRQAAVTLQRSLLPQRLENPDDLIVAAKYLPGGTDAAVGGDWYDVITLGAGRTALVIGDVMGRGVRAAAVMGQLRTAVRAYARLDLPPHEILQLLDETAMEIDATQIATCAYAVYDPGEGVLTYSTAGHLPPLVRDGDDVIHKLDDANGPPLGTGASWPHTSGRITLDPGSTVVLYTDGLVERRGEDLDEGIDTLGAALLSSVGEPEAVRDHLIAHMQLPEEHDDDMAMLVLQLPRREGAQARLFRTASLDLLGGSEVAARGRAFTSGVLASWQVGEELRELGVLAVSEFVANALTHGAAPMRLRLRRTDRRLIVEVSDADDHVPRRRRAAADDESGRGVAIVATIAKSWGSRLTDEGKTVWCEFPLG; this is encoded by the coding sequence GGTGCCGGCGGCACGCAGCCAGGAATCGAACGACACCTTCCCGCTGCGCGACGTGCTGGCCCACGCGCCCGCGCTGATCGCGGTCACCCGGGGGTCGAATCACGAGCTGTGTTACGTCAACGACGCCTACCGGGCGGTCTTCGGCGCACGCAGGTCGGGGGTGCCGGCGCGGGACGCGCTGCCCGAACTCGCCGAGCACGGGCTGCTGACCCTGATGGACCAGGTCTATCGGACCGGGCGCGGGCGTACGGTACGGGCGCGGCGGGTGGATCACCGCGGCGAGACGTACCCGGGCATGCCGGAGAGCGAGCGCAGGCACGGCTACTACACGTTCGTCTGCACGCCGGTGCGCCCCGAGGCGGCCGGGCGGGGCGGGGACACGCGCGGTGTGCTGGTGTTCGCGGTCGACGTCACCGACCAGGTCCAGGCCACCGACCGGTTGCGGGAGAGCGAGCGGCGCCACCGGCAGGCCGCGGTCACCCTGCAGCGGAGCCTGCTGCCGCAGCGGTTGGAGAACCCCGACGACCTGATCGTGGCCGCGAAGTACCTGCCCGGCGGCACCGACGCGGCGGTGGGCGGCGACTGGTACGACGTGATCACCCTGGGCGCGGGGCGCACCGCGCTGGTGATCGGCGACGTGATGGGCCGCGGGGTGCGGGCCGCGGCGGTGATGGGCCAGCTGCGCACGGCGGTACGGGCGTACGCGCGGCTGGACCTACCGCCGCACGAGATCCTGCAACTGCTCGACGAGACCGCGATGGAGATCGACGCCACCCAGATCGCCACCTGCGCCTACGCGGTCTACGACCCGGGCGAGGGCGTGCTCACCTACTCCACGGCGGGCCATCTGCCGCCGCTGGTGCGCGACGGCGACGACGTGATCCACAAGCTGGACGACGCCAACGGGCCGCCGCTGGGCACCGGGGCGAGTTGGCCGCACACCTCGGGACGGATCACCCTGGATCCGGGCTCGACGGTGGTGCTGTACACCGACGGCCTGGTCGAGCGTCGGGGCGAGGATCTGGACGAGGGCATCGACACGCTCGGCGCCGCGCTGCTGTCGTCGGTGGGCGAGCCGGAGGCGGTGCGCGACCACCTGATCGCGCACATGCAACTGCCCGAGGAGCACGACGACGACATGGCCATGCTGGTGCTGCAACTGCCGCGGCGCGAGGGGGCGCAGGCGCGGCTGTTCCGGACCGCGTCGCTCGACCTGCTCGGGGGCAGTGAGGTGGCCGCGCGGGGGCGGGCGTTCACGTCCGGGGTGCTGGCGAGTTGGCAGGTGGGCGAGGAGCTGCGCGAGCTGGGGGTGCTGGCGGTGAGCGAGTTCGTGGCGAACGCGCTCACGCATGGCGCGGCCCCCATGCGGTTGCGCCTTCGGCGCACGGATCGGCGGTTGATCGTCGAGGTGTCCGACGCGGACGACCACGTGCCGCGGCGGCGCCGGGCGGCGGCCGACGACGAGAGCGGCCGGGGCGTGGCGATCGTGGCCACGATCGCGAAGTCGTGGGGGAGCCGGTTGACGGACGAGGGCAAAACGGTCTGGTGCGAGTTCCCGTTGGGCTGA
- a CDS encoding cytochrome P450: MTERSGCPYAALSGPRFETDPAGLYRELREQHGAVAPVVLEGGVRAWLVLGYAEALAVLRDPELFSHDSRLWRDRIKGLVPADWPLASMVEYRPSILCTDGAEHRRHSTAVAHSLGRIDRRAFRGEIEHMADSLIDTFVARGEADLLTEYAQRLPLLAMGRLIGLSALEGPNLVRVINGLFDGGPDAPAHQRVLLRMLTDLVEARRISPGADIASWLIEHPSGLTDAEVIEDLLVITPTEPTVNWIGNALRILLTDHTLHASLTGGRRTTDEALDEVLWLDPPMQNVAGRWATEDTLLGRTAIRAGDFLVLGLAGANADPAVRPPGTELTGNRAHLAWGGGPHTCPFQGPARLIAQTAVDTLLDRLPDIRLAVPPRKLTWQASPWIRGLTELPVVFTPDRPVHGGTPWPEPAPTPPPGLDPPPAPAEPEPAAPVDPPPAAPTTSTAWWSPSRWLRNR; encoded by the coding sequence ATGACCGAGAGATCCGGCTGCCCGTACGCGGCCCTGTCCGGCCCACGCTTCGAGACCGACCCGGCCGGGCTGTACCGCGAGTTGCGCGAACAACACGGCGCGGTGGCGCCGGTCGTGCTGGAGGGCGGTGTGCGGGCGTGGCTGGTCCTGGGCTACGCCGAGGCGCTGGCCGTGCTGCGTGATCCGGAGTTGTTCTCGCACGACTCGCGGTTGTGGCGCGACCGGATCAAGGGCCTGGTCCCGGCCGACTGGCCGCTCGCGTCGATGGTCGAGTATCGCCCGTCGATCCTGTGCACCGACGGGGCCGAGCACCGCCGGCACAGCACGGCCGTCGCGCACAGCCTCGGCCGGATCGACCGGCGGGCCTTTCGCGGCGAGATCGAGCACATGGCCGACTCGCTGATCGACACGTTCGTCGCCCGGGGCGAGGCCGATCTGCTCACCGAGTACGCGCAGCGGTTGCCGCTGCTGGCGATGGGCCGGTTGATCGGCCTGTCCGCCCTGGAGGGACCGAACCTGGTCCGGGTGATCAACGGACTCTTCGACGGCGGCCCGGACGCGCCCGCGCATCAGCGGGTCCTGCTGCGCATGCTGACCGACCTCGTCGAGGCCAGGCGGATCTCGCCGGGCGCGGACATCGCGTCCTGGCTGATCGAGCACCCCTCCGGGCTGACCGACGCCGAGGTGATCGAGGACCTGCTCGTGATCACCCCGACCGAGCCCACCGTCAACTGGATCGGCAACGCGCTGCGCATCCTGCTGACCGACCACACGCTGCACGCGTCCCTCACCGGCGGTCGGCGGACCACCGACGAGGCGCTCGACGAGGTGTTGTGGCTGGACCCGCCGATGCAGAACGTGGCGGGCCGCTGGGCCACCGAGGACACCCTGCTCGGCCGCACCGCGATCCGCGCCGGCGACTTCCTGGTGCTGGGCCTGGCGGGCGCCAACGCCGATCCCGCCGTGCGTCCGCCCGGCACCGAGCTGACCGGCAACCGCGCGCACCTGGCCTGGGGCGGGGGCCCGCACACGTGCCCGTTCCAGGGGCCCGCGCGGCTGATCGCGCAGACCGCGGTGGACACCCTCCTGGACCGGCTGCCCGACATCCGCCTGGCCGTTCCGCCGCGCAAGCTGACCTGGCAGGCGTCCCCGTGGATCCGCGGCCTGACCGAGCTGCCGGTCGTCTTCACCCCGGACCGGCCCGTACACGGCGGCACCCCCTGGCCGGAGCCGGCTCCCACCCCGCCGCCCGGGCTCGACCCGCCGCCGGCCCCCGCCGAGCCGGAGCCCGCCGCACCCGTGGACCCGCCCCCGGCCGCCCCGACCACCTCCACCGCGTGGTGGAGCCCGTCCCGCTGGCTCCGCAACCGCTGA
- a CDS encoding MFS transporter, protein MLGAAGVSNAGLARRVNDLGARRGLSLRYDKTSVARWVGKGMTPQGPVPHLIAAVLAERLGRPVPLEEIGLDDSRPVDPDLGLAFPRDVGEAVRTATDLWRHDHVNRRELLAGTFAVTAYGTPMARWLITPADARAEHRGSGPHVGHSDVTKLREAAEEARRWDSKYGGGDWRASMVPECLRCDATPLLRGSYHDDVGRRLFGATAELSRLAGWMAFDTGQHEVAQRYYIQALRLARAAADVPLGGYVLASMSLQATYRGNPDIAVDLAQAAIERNKGIATSRVTGFLHLVEARAHARGGDGAGCGRALNAAEAHLERARSGDDDPEWIDFFTWDRLCADGAECYRDLGVPERTRHFTVQALAGLRGEAYQRSHGLRLAVGAQAELRAGEVEAACAAGRQALEIADRVHSSRNAAYLNNLLVGLKPYADVRAVKDFSDRARLVAGITA, encoded by the coding sequence CTGCTCGGCGCCGCCGGGGTCAGCAACGCCGGACTCGCCCGGCGGGTCAACGACCTGGGCGCCCGGCGCGGCCTGTCCCTCCGCTACGACAAGACCTCCGTGGCCCGCTGGGTCGGCAAGGGCATGACTCCGCAGGGCCCGGTGCCGCATCTGATCGCGGCCGTGCTCGCGGAGCGGCTCGGCCGCCCGGTGCCGCTGGAGGAGATCGGCCTGGACGACAGTCGGCCGGTGGATCCCGATCTCGGTCTGGCCTTCCCTCGCGACGTCGGGGAGGCAGTTCGCACCGCCACCGACCTGTGGAGGCACGACCACGTGAATCGACGCGAGTTGCTGGCCGGGACGTTCGCCGTCACCGCCTACGGCACCCCCATGGCCCGGTGGTTGATCACCCCGGCCGACGCCCGCGCCGAGCATCGCGGAAGCGGCCCGCACGTCGGACACAGCGACGTGACCAAACTGCGCGAGGCGGCCGAGGAGGCCCGCCGCTGGGACAGCAAGTACGGGGGCGGCGACTGGCGGGCCTCGATGGTGCCGGAGTGCCTGCGCTGCGACGCCACCCCGCTGCTGCGCGGGAGCTACCACGACGACGTGGGCCGTCGGCTGTTCGGCGCGACGGCCGAACTCTCCCGGCTGGCGGGGTGGATGGCCTTCGACACCGGGCAGCACGAGGTGGCGCAGCGCTACTACATCCAGGCGCTGCGACTGGCCCGGGCGGCGGCCGACGTGCCGTTGGGCGGGTACGTCCTCGCCTCGATGAGCCTGCAGGCCACGTATCGCGGCAACCCCGACATCGCGGTCGACCTGGCCCAGGCCGCCATCGAGCGTAACAAGGGCATCGCGACCTCGCGGGTGACCGGCTTCCTGCACCTGGTCGAGGCCCGCGCGCACGCTCGCGGGGGCGACGGGGCCGGGTGCGGGCGGGCGTTGAACGCGGCCGAGGCGCATCTGGAGCGGGCCCGCTCCGGCGACGACGACCCGGAGTGGATCGACTTCTTCACCTGGGACCGGCTGTGCGCCGACGGCGCCGAGTGTTACCGCGACCTCGGCGTGCCCGAGCGCACCCGGCACTTCACCGTGCAGGCGCTGGCCGGGCTGCGCGGCGAGGCGTACCAGCGCTCACACGGGCTGCGGCTGGCGGTGGGCGCCCAGGCCGAGTTGCGCGCGGGCGAGGTCGAGGCGGCGTGCGCGGCGGGCCGGCAGGCGCTGGAGATCGCCGACCGCGTGCACTCGTCCCGCAACGCGGCCTACCTGAACAACCTGCTGGTCGGCCTCAAGCCCTACGCCGACGTCCGAGCGGTCAAGGACTTCTCCGACCGCGCCCGCCTGGTCGCCGGCATCACCGCCTGA
- a CDS encoding asparagine synthase C-terminal domain-containing protein, whose translation MRWFAGTSESPSVARPTGARTLWDGSDPLWLVGDWPADEVRVVSRGRLRMAVLGVCGATDAELEVGLAVARGGALRHLTGWAGSYHVVLRSGRRTVVLGDLAGVRQVFHADPGDGVVYASHALPLADLTRAGLDTEAFAARLACPDVPELVAGRSMFTGVSRLEPGHALELTHGVARVRLYEQHRSPLDFPGAADALGRALTDAVGRRVAKSERPGADLSGGRDSAVLALLGARALTKGTARDLVAVTWAEPCAPGDPASAADIVARSARLRHLVIPGGVDHLPYTGLADVLDGTVMPDEPGFSLIGMARTGRTLEAVRDAGIDMHVTGYGGDAVLGTPLAYLADLAMDRRRVTTARHARTWGRNLGMSGLELASTASRVARTTFPQALDRLAEVFAGSGRVDAGPAAAIAWCTAAPTAVWTTPDMRHRLAVSLRRLAGESVVSAGSVVAADPAVHGRPGDRAAWVAVRRAAERQRAYQQLAERVGVRVQAPYLDTAVVRAGLALPAWARDRDDGPRALLTAAVQGLIPSHALGTVHRADYTEAERRGLRINARALRELFADPLLGELGVLDPVGVRHALDLAIGGPSLAKGDQAVRPDLPLGPLADIVSAELWLRGVWEGRVMRWDATPSSAPGIRIAAAVA comes from the coding sequence ATGCGCTGGTTCGCAGGGACGTCCGAGAGCCCGAGCGTGGCCCGGCCGACCGGGGCCAGGACGCTGTGGGATGGCTCCGATCCGCTGTGGCTGGTGGGCGATTGGCCCGCCGACGAGGTACGGGTGGTCAGTCGGGGCAGGTTGCGGATGGCCGTGCTCGGCGTCTGCGGCGCCACCGACGCCGAACTCGAGGTCGGCCTCGCGGTGGCCCGCGGTGGGGCGCTGCGGCACCTGACCGGCTGGGCGGGCAGCTACCACGTGGTGCTGCGCAGCGGTCGGCGTACCGTGGTGCTGGGCGATCTCGCCGGTGTCCGCCAGGTGTTCCACGCCGACCCGGGCGACGGCGTGGTCTACGCCTCGCACGCGCTTCCGCTCGCCGACCTGACCCGGGCGGGCCTGGACACCGAGGCGTTCGCGGCCCGCCTCGCCTGCCCCGACGTGCCCGAACTGGTCGCCGGACGCTCGATGTTCACCGGCGTGAGCCGGCTGGAACCGGGCCATGCGCTCGAACTCACCCACGGCGTGGCCCGGGTGCGGCTCTACGAACAACACCGCTCCCCCCTGGACTTCCCCGGTGCGGCCGACGCGCTCGGGCGCGCGCTCACCGACGCGGTGGGCCGGCGAGTGGCCAAATCCGAGCGCCCGGGCGCCGATCTGTCCGGCGGGCGCGACTCCGCGGTGCTCGCGCTCCTCGGCGCGCGCGCGCTCACCAAGGGCACCGCGCGCGACCTGGTCGCGGTCACCTGGGCCGAGCCGTGCGCCCCCGGCGACCCGGCCTCGGCGGCCGACATCGTGGCCCGCTCGGCGCGGCTGCGCCACCTGGTGATCCCGGGCGGGGTGGACCACCTGCCCTACACCGGCCTCGCCGACGTGCTCGACGGCACGGTGATGCCCGACGAGCCCGGCTTCTCGCTGATCGGGATGGCCCGAACGGGCCGCACCCTGGAGGCCGTTCGCGACGCCGGCATCGACATGCACGTCACCGGCTACGGCGGTGACGCCGTACTGGGCACCCCGCTCGCCTACCTCGCCGACCTCGCGATGGACCGCCGCCGGGTCACCACCGCCCGGCACGCCCGCACCTGGGGGCGCAACCTCGGGATGAGCGGCCTCGAGTTGGCGAGTACCGCGAGCCGGGTCGCCCGCACCACCTTCCCCCAGGCACTCGACCGGCTCGCCGAGGTGTTCGCGGGCTCGGGTCGGGTGGACGCGGGCCCGGCCGCCGCCATCGCGTGGTGCACCGCGGCCCCCACGGCGGTCTGGACGACGCCGGACATGCGCCACCGCCTCGCCGTGTCGCTGCGCCGCCTCGCGGGCGAGTCGGTGGTCTCCGCCGGATCCGTAGTCGCCGCGGACCCGGCTGTCCACGGCCGTCCGGGGGACCGCGCCGCATGGGTCGCGGTCCGCCGGGCGGCCGAACGGCAACGGGCCTATCAGCAACTCGCCGAGCGGGTCGGGGTGCGGGTCCAGGCGCCGTACCTGGACACCGCCGTGGTGCGCGCCGGGCTCGCGCTGCCGGCCTGGGCGCGGGATCGGGACGACGGCCCCAGGGCGCTGCTCACCGCGGCCGTACAGGGGCTGATCCCCTCGCACGCGCTCGGCACCGTGCACCGGGCCGACTACACCGAGGCGGAGCGGCGCGGGCTGCGGATCAACGCGCGCGCGCTGCGGGAGCTGTTCGCCGACCCGCTGCTGGGCGAGTTGGGCGTGCTGGACCCGGTCGGGGTGCGGCACGCGCTCGACCTGGCCATCGGCGGCCCGAGCCTGGCCAAGGGCGACCAGGCCGTCCGCCCGGACCTGCCGCTGGGTCCGCTCGCCGACATCGTCTCGGCCGAGCTGTGGCTGCGCGGCGTCTGGGAGGGCCGGGTAATGCGCTGGGACGCCACCCCCAGCTCCGCCCCGGGCATCCGCATCGCCGCCGCCGTGGCGTAA